The following is a genomic window from Streptomyces sp. BHT-5-2.
TGCGGGCGGTGCTGCCGGAGCCGATTCGGCGGCGGCACCCTGAGGTTCGTTGAGGATGCTCACTGGTTCTTGGTCTCCGCATTCCTGGCGTGGTCGGTCTGCTTGATACCAGCCGGCAGGTATCCCGTCTGACCCTTCGCCGCCAGGTCCTTCAGGTGCTGCCGGTACTTGGCAGGAGAAACGACCTTGACGTTGAAGAGCATCCGGGAGTGGTCGACGCCGCAGAGCTCGGCGCACTTGCCCATGAAGGTGCCCTCCTTGTTGGGGGTCACCTCGAAGACGTTGGTGTGGCCCGGGATGACGTCCTGCTTCATCAGGAACGGCACCACCCAGAAGGAGTGGATGACGTCGCGCGAGGTCAGCACGAACTGGACCGTCTCGCCCTTCGGCAGCCACAGCGTCGGGCCCGGGTTGCCGGTCTGCGGGTTGCGCGTGGCCGGCGTGCCGTAGTCGTAGACGCCGTCCGCACCCTGGGGCGCGGACTTCTTCCACTTGTCCGGGATCGCGGCGAGCTCCGGAGAGTTGATGTTCGTCGTCTTCGGGTTGCCGTCGACGTTCTCCAGGTAGTTGAACGCCCAGCTCCACTGGAAGCCCACCACGTTGACGACGTGGTCCGGCTTCTTGGACGTCTTGAGGAGCGCGCTCTCGTCACGTGCGGTGAAGTAGAACAGCACCGCGATGATGATGAACGGGACGATGGTGTACAACGCCTCGATCGGCATGTTGTACCGCGTCTGGGCGGGGACCTCCACCTTGGTCCGGCTGCGGCGGTGGAAGATCACGCTCCAGATGATCAGGCCCCACACCAGCACGCCCGTTGCGAGGGCGGCGGCCCAGGAGCCCTGCCAAAGAGAGAGGATCCGCGGCGCCTCGTCGGTGACGGGCGTCGGCATACCGAGGCGGGGGAAGTCCTTGTATGTGCAACCGGTCGCGGTTGCCAGGACCAGGCCCGCAGCAAGCACCTGCGGCAGCTTCCGCCGCATCGGGCGCCGCGACGAGCGGTCGGAGCCGTTGG
Proteins encoded in this region:
- the coxB gene encoding cytochrome c oxidase subunit II; translation: MSPNGSDRSSRRPMRRKLPQVLAAGLVLATATGCTYKDFPRLGMPTPVTDEAPRILSLWQGSWAAALATGVLVWGLIIWSVIFHRRSRTKVEVPAQTRYNMPIEALYTIVPFIIIAVLFYFTARDESALLKTSKKPDHVVNVVGFQWSWAFNYLENVDGNPKTTNINSPELAAIPDKWKKSAPQGADGVYDYGTPATRNPQTGNPGPTLWLPKGETVQFVLTSRDVIHSFWVVPFLMKQDVIPGHTNVFEVTPNKEGTFMGKCAELCGVDHSRMLFNVKVVSPAKYRQHLKDLAAKGQTGYLPAGIKQTDHARNAETKNQ